Proteins from one Mercenaria mercenaria strain notata unplaced genomic scaffold, MADL_Memer_1 contig_1826, whole genome shotgun sequence genomic window:
- the LOC128551908 gene encoding uncharacterized protein LOC128551908, translating into MGVDIQTYRAKIGTFRHSSGADVVTLVLVVNFSQGLKAIGSVLFIGILLMMAGIESNPGPTESENTYQKKEMKTTKVKVTGFMENLDRDVIILFLEEKSGSKVQKMTMDNDSKSAIIEFLDSKAVDAIMQQLPLNFAGSEISVETYGKQHFKGYSDKKQATQILVTGLPIDATAEHLISVLENRDHQGGGRVKDVKVDTYEKSAIVEFEEASGWKISF; encoded by the exons ATGGGTGTTGACATACAAACGTATCGTGCTAAGATCGGTACATTCAGACATTCCAGTGGAGCCGATGTGGTAACCCTTGTTCTTGTTGTCAACTTTAGTCAAGGCCTCAAAGCTATTGGTAGTGTTTTGTTCATTGGTATCCTCCTGATGATGGCGGGCATTGAGTCAAATCCAGGACCAACTGAGTCTG AAAATACCtatcaaaagaaagaaatgaaaactaCTAAAGTTAAAGTAACAGGTTTCATGGAAAACCTTGATCGAGATGTGATTATATTATTCCTTGAAGAAAAAAGTGGCAGTAAAGTACAAAAAATGACCATGGACAACGATAGCAAGAGTGCAATTATTGAGTTTCTGGACAGCAAAG CGGTAGATGCGATCATGCAACAACTTCCTTTGAATTTTGCTGGGTCGGAAATATCTGTTGAAACATACGGTAAGC aacattttaaaggatACAGTGATAAAAAGCAAGCGACACAAATCCTTGTGACTGGACTACCAATTGACGCAACTGCTGAACATCTTATATCGGTTTTGGAGAACAGAGATCATCAAGGAGGCGGTAGAGTTAAAGACGTTAAAGTTGATACTTACGAGAAATCTGCCATTGTAGAATTTGAAGAAGCATCAGGTTGGAAAAtctcattttag